One window of Candidatus Regiella endosymbiont of Tuberolachnus salignus genomic DNA carries:
- the istB gene encoding IS21-like element helper ATPase IstB: MMEMENLLIRLKMDYLGDALESLCEEATKKALNYREFLQQALAQEWNGRHQKGLESRLKQARLPWIKTLEQFDFTFQPSIDRKIIRELAGLRFVEHHENVILLGPPGVGKTHLAIALAVKAATAGHRVLFMPLDRLCCTLMKAKQENRLERQLQQLCYARVLILDEIGYLPMNREEASLFFRLLSRRYEKASIILTSNKSFTDWGDVFGDHILATAILDRLLHHSTTLNIKGESYRLKNKRKAGMLPIKTTDIIQAPGIETQQEN, from the coding sequence CTGATGGAAATGGAAAACTTGTTGATACGGTTAAAAATGGATTACCTGGGCGATGCGTTGGAGAGTTTATGTGAAGAAGCCACCAAGAAAGCACTGAACTACCGTGAATTTCTCCAGCAGGCATTAGCCCAGGAATGGAACGGGCGTCACCAAAAAGGCTTGGAATCGCGGTTAAAACAAGCACGTTTGCCGTGGATAAAAACCTTGGAGCAATTTGACTTTACTTTCCAACCAAGTATAGACAGGAAAATTATCCGCGAGCTGGCGGGGCTGAGGTTTGTCGAACATCATGAAAACGTCATTTTGTTAGGCCCACCTGGGGTAGGGAAAACGCATTTGGCGATAGCGCTGGCTGTCAAGGCAGCTACAGCTGGGCATCGGGTATTGTTTATGCCTCTGGATAGACTCTGCTGTACCTTAATGAAGGCAAAGCAAGAAAACCGTCTGGAACGCCAACTTCAGCAACTGTGCTATGCCAGGGTATTAATACTGGATGAAATCGGGTATTTACCGATGAATCGCGAAGAAGCTAGCCTATTTTTCAGGTTATTGAGCCGTCGTTATGAAAAGGCGAGCATCATTCTCACATCAAATAAAAGTTTTACTGATTGGGGGGACGTATTCGGTGATCACATTTTAGCAACTGCGATTTTAGACAGGCTTTTACATCATTCAACCACATTGAATATTAAAGGAGAAAGCTATCGACTCAAAAATAAACGCAAAGCAGGCATGTTGCCTATAAAAACGACTGATATTATCCAGGCGCCTGGAATAGAAACCCAACAGGAAAATTAG
- a CDS encoding putative mucin/carbohydrate-binding domain-containing protein, whose amino-acid sequence MDRTNLINTVEEPDNRISDVDLTTSTEQKQVIPQSVVDEELATQLIQYLIEAQVIPGLQPDKLADKEKELTFHYLTPRYHDVVIRQNKKPSVSGLTTFTALQREITQSVLNEIAEKTGLEFRQVEDDELADLVFGNFHLSTGTLLGFVNFDAATSSLLGFVDSTTVPSKSNEIWMNTRRKARLAPKYFKFFLVHEIGHALRLDHSDDLKDPRTIMSYNPGSTGLQVADFLALWTLHGRDSNPQSEERIKAGEQARAKMWARIKEEVTPGAYWKKSLLRAGDTDIALVSIDKVHSMLCVDVFDEATEADDYFRDKTYAEIRIRNHAGKVIFEKKIKSTGRVSPREEIPFTEGYQLEIYHAEAETSLLFASDIQGASVPNAKTNRFIMTKTGLKRLIPAHQMTLLDRNNYAFASLSVDAVARQLEIDISKPLADEHAQDSVYASINVINKKGRVFFKKEIKGSDTGMLRTRVLFSEGDKLEIYHAQAEECLKIFSSGVKVDVAVAAKTTTFIMTPRGLEKILFSPQPTQGDTADKMAQAMSGFTLFPLGAVSCQQDNRLTPSEFFSALVSAGSYSGFW is encoded by the coding sequence ATGGATAGAACCAATTTAATCAATACCGTGGAAGAACCGGATAACAGGATATCCGATGTAGATTTAACAACGTCCACAGAGCAAAAACAGGTGATACCGCAGTCTGTTGTTGATGAAGAGCTAGCAACACAACTCATACAGTACCTGATAGAAGCACAAGTCATCCCTGGATTACAGCCAGATAAACTGGCGGATAAAGAAAAGGAACTGACCTTTCACTATCTTACCCCCCGTTATCATGATGTTGTCATACGGCAAAACAAAAAGCCGTCGGTATCGGGTTTGACCACCTTTACCGCACTACAACGAGAGATAACCCAGTCTGTTCTTAATGAAATTGCAGAGAAAACCGGTCTGGAGTTCCGCCAGGTTGAGGATGATGAACTCGCTGATCTGGTCTTTGGTAATTTCCATCTTTCAACGGGTACCCTTCTCGGTTTTGTTAATTTCGATGCTGCAACGAGTAGCCTTCTCGGTTTTGTTGATTCCACTACTGTCCCTTCTAAAAGCAACGAAATCTGGATGAATACCAGGCGGAAGGCTCGCCTAGCTCCAAAGTATTTTAAATTTTTTCTTGTTCATGAAATCGGGCATGCGCTTAGACTGGATCACAGCGATGACCTGAAGGATCCTCGCACGATAATGTCGTATAACCCGGGTTCGACGGGATTACAGGTTGCTGATTTTTTGGCTTTATGGACGCTGCATGGTCGCGACAGCAATCCGCAATCAGAGGAACGAATAAAGGCTGGGGAACAGGCCAGGGCAAAGATGTGGGCAAGGATAAAGGAAGAGGTAACGCCAGGAGCCTATTGGAAAAAGTCACTTTTACGTGCGGGGGATACCGATATTGCTCTCGTTTCTATTGATAAAGTACACAGCATGCTATGTGTTGATGTGTTCGATGAAGCAACAGAGGCAGATGATTATTTCAGAGATAAAACCTATGCTGAGATTAGAATCAGAAATCATGCAGGCAAGGTTATTTTTGAAAAAAAAATAAAAAGCACAGGTAGGGTGTCTCCACGTGAAGAGATCCCATTTACTGAGGGCTATCAACTGGAAATTTATCATGCTGAGGCAGAAACCAGTTTACTGTTCGCCTCAGATATCCAGGGTGCATCGGTGCCCAATGCCAAAACAAACCGTTTCATCATGACAAAAACCGGGCTGAAAAGGCTGATACCGGCTCATCAAATGACCCTGCTGGACAGGAATAATTATGCATTTGCTTCTCTTTCTGTGGATGCCGTTGCCAGGCAGCTGGAGATTGATATCAGTAAGCCCCTGGCGGATGAGCATGCTCAGGACTCCGTTTACGCAAGCATTAACGTGATCAATAAAAAAGGCCGGGTGTTTTTTAAAAAAGAGATCAAAGGCAGTGATACCGGCATGTTACGTACCCGGGTTTTGTTTTCTGAGGGCGATAAACTGGAGATATATCATGCGCAGGCAGAAGAATGCTTAAAAATTTTCTCTTCTGGTGTCAAGGTTGATGTTGCCGTAGCTGCAAAAACCACGACCTTTATCATGACACCGAGAGGTCTGGAAAAAATTCTGTTTTCACCTCAGCCAACACAGGGCGATACAGCAGACAAGATGGCTCAGGCAATGTCTGGTTTTACCCTTTTCCCTTTAGGCGCCGTTTCCTGTCAGCAAGATAACAGGCTAACGCCATCCGAATTTTTCAGTGCTTTGGTCAGTGCAGGGTCATACAGCGGCTTTTGGTAG